A DNA window from Castanea sativa cultivar Marrone di Chiusa Pesio chromosome 7, ASM4071231v1 contains the following coding sequences:
- the LOC142643383 gene encoding F-box protein SKIP22-like, with product MKLRLRSLESKQTIKIELPNPSSTLQQLKQTLSQSLSSSSSSSLHFSLNRKDELHASSPEATLQSLGITSGDLIFFTHNPTAFSSQSQSQSQTLIPNSSSSVQQQPPNPNSPNQNMSEKAEITPSDQETPEHEISDPETDVDMSDSTTANLLQEDDEETLGGEISGSGSGPSGAETMELDDGSSVLSGKKCFEHYFLRRVLREELGGGDGSDHKLMVIAIHAVLLESGFVGFDSVSGMRVDGFHLRDVWPSKAFSMSLCYTLPELLGIVNVNGNGYNVPESIVLKFQNVGHCINIYGSLAKGGSGLHRVCLNENRFVPALESVWVVNGESNEEIENQDGFLETEVFEFWKIVKDGIALPLLIDLCEKAGLEPPPCFMRLPTELKLKIFESLPGVDLAKVGCVCSDLRYLSSANELWKQKFEEEFENGRVAKRVFNWKEAFQSFWDRKKKRKRELRQWCQGFSHVPVMRNRMLPAVLLRGQHDHMPCFSVPSPFRQVERFRVPWNVPHCTFEGSDD from the coding sequence ATGAAACTCAGACTTAGGTCCCTCGaatccaaacaaaccataaaaATCGAACTCCCAAATCCCTCTTCTACGCTTCAACAACTCAAACAAACCCTCTCCCAATCActctcctcttcctcctcctcttctcttcatttctcccTAAACCGCAAAGACGAGCTCCACGCGTCATCTCCTGAAGCCACTCTCCAATCCCTCGGTATTACCTCCGGTGACCTTATCTTCTTCACCCATAACCCCACTGCCTTCTCTtcccaatcccaatcccaatcccaaACCCTAATCCCCAATTCCTCCTCGTCCGTACAGCAACAACCTCCAAACCCTAATTCCCCAAATCAAAACATGTCTGAAAAGGCTGAAATTACTCCCTCAGATCAAGAAACCCCAGAGCACGAAATCTCAGATCCTGAGACTGATGTTGATATGAGTGATTCAACAACAGCGAATCTTCTTCAGGAAGACGACGAAGAAACCCTAGGAGGAGAAATTTCTGGGTCTGGGTCTGGACCTTCTGGTGCTGAAACCATGGAATTGGATGATGGGTCTTCGGTTTTGTCTGGCAAGAAGTGTTTTGAGCATTATTTTCTGAGAAGGGTATTGAGGGAAGAGTTGGGTGGTGGCGATGGTAGTGATCACAAGCTCATGGTGATTGCGATTCATGCGGTTCTTTTGGAGTCTGGTTTTGTCGGGTTCGATTCTGTTTCAGGTATGCGGGTTGATGGGTTTCATCTCCGGGATGTGTGGCCTTCAAAAGCTTTCTCCATGTCGCTTTGCTATACTCTGCCTGAGCTTTTAGGTATTGTTAATGTTAATGGTAATGGTTATAATGTACCTGAAAGTATTGTTTTGAAGTTTCAGAATGTGGGTCATTGTATTAATATTTATGGGTCTTTGGCTAAAGGTGGGTCGGGGTTGCACCGTGTGTGTTTGAATGAAAATAGGTTTGTGCCGGCTTTAGAATCAGTGTGGgtggtgaatggtgaatccaatgaagaaattgaaaatcaagATGGGTTTCTTGAAACTgaggtttttgaattttggaaaaTTGTTAAAGATGGGATTGCATTGCCACTTTTGATTGACCTTTGTGAAAAGGCTGGTTTGGAGCCCCCACCGTGTTTTATGCGTCTCCCAACAGAGCTTAAATTGAAGATTTTTGAGTCTCTTCCTGGTGTTGATCTTGCCAAGGTGGGATGTGTGTGTTCTGATTTGCGATATTTGTCTTCTGCTAATGAGTTGTGGAAACAGAAGTTTGAGGAGGAGTTTGAAAATGGGAGAGTAGCAAAGAGGGTGTTTAATTGGAAGGAAGCGTTTCAATCATTTTGGGACcgcaagaagaagaggaagagggaaCTTAGACAATGGTGCCAAGGGTTTTCTCATGTCCCGGTGATGAGGAACCGTATGCTCCCTGCCGTGTTGTTACGTGGACAGCATGACCACATGCCATGTTTTTCTGTCCCTTCTCCCTTTAGACAAGTTGAAAGGTTTCGAGTGCCATGGAACGTTCCCCATTGTACTTTTGAAGGATCCGATGATTAG